One genomic segment of Hippoglossus hippoglossus isolate fHipHip1 chromosome 22, fHipHip1.pri, whole genome shotgun sequence includes these proteins:
- the LOC117755954 gene encoding DNA (cytosine-5)-methyltransferase 3A-like isoform X2: protein MPSNTVTNATAAAFKGSDFTDSPGSRMGESTILDMDLKPEEKSAHSSAPCKSGKPGRKRKQFPVESCGALKDGVGNSYPGVGRPSMAQVHNGDMGGRRDRTSDACFPKQEKREVENGIPRGPSSCRAEDSSQGQSPSPSQENGFLASREEHDSERDNDSLMTPHKKRGRRKLERPTKYVELSEEDGADAVKTEGGRGRLRGGVGWESGLRQRPIPRITFQAGDPYYINKRTREEWLAKWKMEAEKKAKLMSAMNAMKDHEEPETESQKEEVSIIKHPQPSKPPPQHQQPPQHQQPPQHQQPPQHQQPPQHQQPPPQSHTQCPSKPQYQQQSQLPKQQQQQQHQQQLPQQQPQQPTDPASPTVATTPEPVAIAGGDKSCPKSADTEPEYEDGRGFGIGELVWGKLRGFSWWPGRIVSWWMTGRSRAAEGTRWVMWFGDGKFSVVCVEKLLPLSSFNNAFHQPTYNKQPMYKKAIYEVLQSASSRAGKAFMACPDSDETETSKSVDMLNKQMIDWAMTGFQPTGPKALEPPEEERNPYKEVYPEIWAEPEAAAYTPPPAKKPRKSAVEKPKVRDIIDERTRERLVHEVRQKCRSIEDICISCGSLNVSREHPLFAGGMCQSCKNCFLECAYQYDDDGYQSYCTICCGGREVLMCGNNNCCRCFCVECVDLLVGQGAAHLAIKEDPWNCYMCGQKGVFGLLERRTDWPCRLQHFFANNHDQDFDPPKLYPPLMVEKRQPIRVLSLFDGIATGLLVLRELGIEVDRYIASEVCEDSITVGIVRHQGRIMYVGDVRNVTRKHIHEWGPFDLVIGGSPCNDLSIVNPARKGLFEGTGRLFFEFYRLLHEARPKEGEERPFFWLFENVVAMGVSDKRDISRFLECNPVMIDAKEVSAAHRARYFWGNLPGMNRPLSAMCSDRVDLQDCLEHGRTAKFGKVRTITTRSNSIKQGKDQHFPVYMNEKEDILWCTEMERIFGFPVHYTDVSNMSRLARQRLLGRSWSVPVIRHLFAPLKEYFACA from the exons GGGGAGAGCACGATACTGGATATGGACCTGAAGCCGGAGGAGAAGTCTGCTCACAGCAGTGCCCCTTGTAAAAGTGGCAAGCCGGGAAGAAAGCGCAAGCAGTTTCCA GTTGAGAGCTGTGGCGCCCTCAAAGACGGAGTGGGCAACAGCTACCCCGGGGTTGGAAGGCCGTCCATGGCACAGGTCCACAACGGAGACATGGGCGGGCGCAGAGACAGGACGTCAGACGCCTGCTTCCCCAAACAGGAGAAGAGGGAAGTGGAGAACGGGATCCCCAGAGGCCCTTCCTCCTGCCGGGCAGAGGACAGCTCCCAGGGTCAGAGCCCGAGCCCTTCCCAGGAGAACGGATTCCTGGCCAGTCGCGAGGAGCACGACTCAGAAAGAGACAACGACAGCCTGATGACGCCGCACAAGAAAAGAGGGAGGCGGAAACTGGAACGCCCAACgaaat ATGTGGAGCTCTCGGAGGAGGACGGGGCCGATGCTGTCAAGACCGAG GGAGGTCGAGGCAGGCTGCGAGGGGGAGTTGGTTGGGAGAGCGGCCTTCGTCAGAGGCCCATACCCAGAATAACCTTCCAGGCTGGTGACCCTTATTACATTAACAAGCGGACCAGAGAGGAGTGGCTGGCCAAGTGGAAGATGGAG GCAGAGAAAAAGGCCAAACTGATGTCAGCGATGAACGCAATGAAGGATCACGAGGAGCCTGAAACAGAGAGCCAGAAAGAAGAGGTCTCAATAATAAAGCACCCGCAGCCTTCGAAGCCGCCGCCGCAGCATCAGCAGCCGCCGCAGCATCAGCAGCCGCCGCAGCATCAGCAGCCACCGCAGCATCAGCAGCCGCCGCAGCATCAGCAGCCGCCACCTCAGTCACACACTCAGTGTCCGTCTAAGCCTCAGTATCAACAGCAATCACAGCTGCcaaagcaacagcagcagcagcaacatcagcagcagctgcctcagcagcagccgcagcaacCCACTGACCCAGCCTCCCCTACTGTGGCCACGACCCCCGAGCCTGTCGCCATCGCAGGCGGAGACAAGTCGTGCCCCAAGTCTGCAGACACTGAGCCCGAGTATGAG GACGGTCGTGGTTTTGGCATCGGCGAGCTGGTTTGGGGGAAGCTGCGAGGGTTCTCGTGGTGGCCAGGCCGCATCGTATCCTGGTGGATGACGGGACGGAGCAGAGCTGCCGAGGGAACCAGATGGGTCATGTGGTTTGGAGATGGAAAATTCTCAGTG GTCTGTGTAGAGAAACTCTTGCCTTTAAGTTCCTTTAACAATGCCTTTCACCAACCAACTTACAACAAGCAGCCCATGTACAAGAAAGCCATCTACGAAGTGCTACAG TCGGCCAGCAGCCGGGCAGGCAAAGCCTTCATGGCCTGTCCTGACAGTGATGAGACGGAAACCTCCAAATCAGTGGACATGCTGAACAAGCAGATGATCGACTGGGCCATGACAGGGTTTCAGCCCACTGGACCCAAGGCCTTAGAGCCACCTGAGG AGGAGCGTAACCCGTACAAAGAGGTGTACCCTGAGATATGGGCGGAGCCAGAGGCCGCAGCCTACACGCCTCCTCCGGCCAAAAAGCCTCGCAAAAGCGCAGTGGAGAAACCCAAGGTCAGGGACATCATCGACGAGAGGACACGAG agcgGCTTGTTCATGAAGTGAGACAAAAGTGCCGCAGCATAGAGG ACATCTGTATCTCCTGTGGAAGTCTGAACGTTAGCCGTGAGCACCCACTGTTCGCTGGGGGAATGTGCCAGAGCTGTAAG AACTGCTTCCTCGAGTGCGCATATCAATATGATGATGACGGTTACCAGTCGTACTGCACGATCTGCTGCGGAGGACGAGAGGTGCTCATGTGTGGAAACAACAACTGTTGTCG gtgtttctgtgtggagtgCGTCGACCTCCTCGTCGGACAAGGAGCCGCCCACCTCGCCATCAAAGAGGACCCGTGGAACTGCTACATGTGCGGTCAGAAGGGCGTGTTCGGTCTGTTGGAGCGCCGCACCGACTGGCCCTGCCGCCTGCAGCACTTCTTTGCAAATAATCACGACCAGGATTTT GATCCACCAAAGCTTTACCCCCCACTCATGGTGGAGAAGAGGCAGCCCATTCGTGTCCTGTCGCTATTTGATGGCATCGCAACAG GACTGCTGGTGCTGAGAGAACTTGGCATCGAAGTAGATCGCTACATAGCCTCTGAAGTGTGTGAAGACTCCATCACTGTGGGCATTGTCCGGCATCAGGGTCGCATCATGTATGTCGGCGATGTGAGGAACGTCACGCGCAAACAT ATACACGAGTGGGGACCTTTCGACCTAGTTATTGGAGGAAGCCCCTGCAATGACCTTTCTATAGTCAACCCTGCGAGGAAAGGTCTTTTCG AGGGCACCGGCCGCCTGTTCTTTGAGTTTTACAGGCTGCTCCACGAGGCTCGTCCGAAGGAGGGGGAAGAGCGGCCTTTCTTCTGGCTCTTTGAAAACGTGGTTGCCATGGGCGTCAGCGATAAGAGGGACATCTCTCGCTTTTTAGAG tgCAACCCGGTGATGATCGACGCCAAGGAGGTGTCCGCTGCCCACCGTGCCCGCTACTTCTGGGGTAACCTTCCTGGCATGAACAG GCCTTTGTCCGCGATGTGCTCTGACAGGGTGGATCTCCAGGACTGTTTAGAACACGGCAGGACAGCTAAG TTTGGCAAAGTGAGGACCATCACCACCAGGTCTAACTCCATCAAGCAGGGCAAGGACCAGCACTTCCCCGTCTACATGAACGAGAAGGAGGACATTCTCTGGTGCACTGAGATGGAGAG GATCTTCGGCTTTCCGGTCCACTACACGGACGTGTCCAACATGAGCCGACTGGCGAGGCAGAGGCTCCTGGGCAGGTCATGGAGCGTCCCGGTCATCCGCCACCTGTTTGCACCACTCAAAGAATACTTTGCCTGCGCTTGA
- the LOC117755954 gene encoding DNA (cytosine-5)-methyltransferase 3A-like isoform X5, with product MPSNTVTNATAAAFKGSDFTDSPGSRMGESTILDMDLKPEEKSAHSSAPCKSGKPGRKRKQFPVESCGALKDGVGNSYPGVGRPSMAQVHNGDMGGRRDRTSDACFPKQEKREVENGIPRGPSSCRAEDSSQGQSPSPSQENGFLASREEHDSERDNDSLMTPHKKRGRRKLERPTKYVELSEEDGADAVKTEAEKKAKLMSAMNAMKDHEEPETESQKEEVSIIKHPQPSKPPPQPQHQQPPPQSHTQCPSKPQYQQQSQLPKQQQQQQHQQQLPQQQPQQPTDPASPTVATTPEPVAIAGGDKSCPKSADTEPEYEDGRGFGIGELVWGKLRGFSWWPGRIVSWWMTGRSRAAEGTRWVMWFGDGKFSVVCVEKLLPLSSFNNAFHQPTYNKQPMYKKAIYEVLQSASSRAGKAFMACPDSDETETSKSVDMLNKQMIDWAMTGFQPTGPKALEPPEEERNPYKEVYPEIWAEPEAAAYTPPPAKKPRKSAVEKPKVRDIIDERTRERLVHEVRQKCRSIEDICISCGSLNVSREHPLFAGGMCQSCKNCFLECAYQYDDDGYQSYCTICCGGREVLMCGNNNCCRCFCVECVDLLVGQGAAHLAIKEDPWNCYMCGQKGVFGLLERRTDWPCRLQHFFANNHDQDFDPPKLYPPLMVEKRQPIRVLSLFDGIATGLLVLRELGIEVDRYIASEVCEDSITVGIVRHQGRIMYVGDVRNVTRKHIHEWGPFDLVIGGSPCNDLSIVNPARKGLFEGTGRLFFEFYRLLHEARPKEGEERPFFWLFENVVAMGVSDKRDISRFLECNPVMIDAKEVSAAHRARYFWGNLPGMNRLVCEWPLSAMCSDRVDLQDCLEHGRTAKFGKVRTITTRSNSIKQGKDQHFPVYMNEKEDILWCTEMERIFGFPVHYTDVSNMSRLARQRLLGRSWSVPVIRHLFAPLKEYFACA from the exons GGGGAGAGCACGATACTGGATATGGACCTGAAGCCGGAGGAGAAGTCTGCTCACAGCAGTGCCCCTTGTAAAAGTGGCAAGCCGGGAAGAAAGCGCAAGCAGTTTCCA GTTGAGAGCTGTGGCGCCCTCAAAGACGGAGTGGGCAACAGCTACCCCGGGGTTGGAAGGCCGTCCATGGCACAGGTCCACAACGGAGACATGGGCGGGCGCAGAGACAGGACGTCAGACGCCTGCTTCCCCAAACAGGAGAAGAGGGAAGTGGAGAACGGGATCCCCAGAGGCCCTTCCTCCTGCCGGGCAGAGGACAGCTCCCAGGGTCAGAGCCCGAGCCCTTCCCAGGAGAACGGATTCCTGGCCAGTCGCGAGGAGCACGACTCAGAAAGAGACAACGACAGCCTGATGACGCCGCACAAGAAAAGAGGGAGGCGGAAACTGGAACGCCCAACgaaat ATGTGGAGCTCTCGGAGGAGGACGGGGCCGATGCTGTCAAGACCGAG GCAGAGAAAAAGGCCAAACTGATGTCAGCGATGAACGCAATGAAGGATCACGAGGAGCCTGAAACAGAGAGCCAGAAAGAAGAGGTCTCAATAATAAAGCACCCGCAGCCTTCGAAGCCGCCGCCGCA GCCGCAGCATCAGCAGCCGCCACCTCAGTCACACACTCAGTGTCCGTCTAAGCCTCAGTATCAACAGCAATCACAGCTGCcaaagcaacagcagcagcagcaacatcagcagcagctgcctcagcagcagccgcagcaacCCACTGACCCAGCCTCCCCTACTGTGGCCACGACCCCCGAGCCTGTCGCCATCGCAGGCGGAGACAAGTCGTGCCCCAAGTCTGCAGACACTGAGCCCGAGTATGAG GACGGTCGTGGTTTTGGCATCGGCGAGCTGGTTTGGGGGAAGCTGCGAGGGTTCTCGTGGTGGCCAGGCCGCATCGTATCCTGGTGGATGACGGGACGGAGCAGAGCTGCCGAGGGAACCAGATGGGTCATGTGGTTTGGAGATGGAAAATTCTCAGTG GTCTGTGTAGAGAAACTCTTGCCTTTAAGTTCCTTTAACAATGCCTTTCACCAACCAACTTACAACAAGCAGCCCATGTACAAGAAAGCCATCTACGAAGTGCTACAG TCGGCCAGCAGCCGGGCAGGCAAAGCCTTCATGGCCTGTCCTGACAGTGATGAGACGGAAACCTCCAAATCAGTGGACATGCTGAACAAGCAGATGATCGACTGGGCCATGACAGGGTTTCAGCCCACTGGACCCAAGGCCTTAGAGCCACCTGAGG AGGAGCGTAACCCGTACAAAGAGGTGTACCCTGAGATATGGGCGGAGCCAGAGGCCGCAGCCTACACGCCTCCTCCGGCCAAAAAGCCTCGCAAAAGCGCAGTGGAGAAACCCAAGGTCAGGGACATCATCGACGAGAGGACACGAG agcgGCTTGTTCATGAAGTGAGACAAAAGTGCCGCAGCATAGAGG ACATCTGTATCTCCTGTGGAAGTCTGAACGTTAGCCGTGAGCACCCACTGTTCGCTGGGGGAATGTGCCAGAGCTGTAAG AACTGCTTCCTCGAGTGCGCATATCAATATGATGATGACGGTTACCAGTCGTACTGCACGATCTGCTGCGGAGGACGAGAGGTGCTCATGTGTGGAAACAACAACTGTTGTCG gtgtttctgtgtggagtgCGTCGACCTCCTCGTCGGACAAGGAGCCGCCCACCTCGCCATCAAAGAGGACCCGTGGAACTGCTACATGTGCGGTCAGAAGGGCGTGTTCGGTCTGTTGGAGCGCCGCACCGACTGGCCCTGCCGCCTGCAGCACTTCTTTGCAAATAATCACGACCAGGATTTT GATCCACCAAAGCTTTACCCCCCACTCATGGTGGAGAAGAGGCAGCCCATTCGTGTCCTGTCGCTATTTGATGGCATCGCAACAG GACTGCTGGTGCTGAGAGAACTTGGCATCGAAGTAGATCGCTACATAGCCTCTGAAGTGTGTGAAGACTCCATCACTGTGGGCATTGTCCGGCATCAGGGTCGCATCATGTATGTCGGCGATGTGAGGAACGTCACGCGCAAACAT ATACACGAGTGGGGACCTTTCGACCTAGTTATTGGAGGAAGCCCCTGCAATGACCTTTCTATAGTCAACCCTGCGAGGAAAGGTCTTTTCG AGGGCACCGGCCGCCTGTTCTTTGAGTTTTACAGGCTGCTCCACGAGGCTCGTCCGAAGGAGGGGGAAGAGCGGCCTTTCTTCTGGCTCTTTGAAAACGTGGTTGCCATGGGCGTCAGCGATAAGAGGGACATCTCTCGCTTTTTAGAG tgCAACCCGGTGATGATCGACGCCAAGGAGGTGTCCGCTGCCCACCGTGCCCGCTACTTCTGGGGTAACCTTCCTGGCATGAACAGGTTGGTGTGTGAATG GCCTTTGTCCGCGATGTGCTCTGACAGGGTGGATCTCCAGGACTGTTTAGAACACGGCAGGACAGCTAAG TTTGGCAAAGTGAGGACCATCACCACCAGGTCTAACTCCATCAAGCAGGGCAAGGACCAGCACTTCCCCGTCTACATGAACGAGAAGGAGGACATTCTCTGGTGCACTGAGATGGAGAG GATCTTCGGCTTTCCGGTCCACTACACGGACGTGTCCAACATGAGCCGACTGGCGAGGCAGAGGCTCCTGGGCAGGTCATGGAGCGTCCCGGTCATCCGCCACCTGTTTGCACCACTCAAAGAATACTTTGCCTGCGCTTGA